Below is a window of Nocardia asteroides DNA.
ACACGTTGTCCGGCAGCTTGAACACCGCGTGCTCGGGCGAGACGGCCACCTCGGCCACGCCGTTGCCCAGCATGGTGAGCGCGGCGACGCGGTCACCGGGACGCAGCGCCGAGCCCTCCGGCGCCTCGCGTACCACACCGGCCACCTCGCCGCCGACGACGAAGGGCAGGCCCGGCTTCATCTGGTAGAGACCGCGCGTCATCAGCACGTCGGGGAAGGCGATGCCCGCCGCGTGCACGTCGATCAGGACCCCGCCGGGATAGGCGGCCGGTTCCGGCAGGTCGACGATCTCGATCGCCGACGGTCCGTCCAACGTGCCGACCTGGGCTGCGCGCATTTCGCCGTACCTCTCTGGAGTGACATCTACCCGAGAACATAACCCGGCGAACCGGTCAGCGATGGGCGAACTCGGTGACCTGCTCGCTGGCCAGCACCGACCCGCCCTTGCTGATGGTCAGGCCGGCCGGGGTGAGCTGGTATTGCGTGCCGTCGGTCGGATTGGTCGCGGTGAATCCGCCGCCGCCGGTGGGCACCGGGTCGTCGAGTTCGATCCCGAGGCCGTCGCTGGCGCGCGCGCCCTTGTAGTAGTAGCGGTTGTCGCCGGTGTGACAGATGACGACCCGCGAGCCGGTGGTGCGCGCGATGGTCATCGCGGCGTCGTTGTCGTTGCAGCGCGCGCCGCCGCTGAGGAAGCCCTGGCCGTCGGCGCCCGCGACGCTCGACTGCAGCGGCGGCACCGTGGTCTTCGACGGTGTCGGCACGGTGCGGGTGGTGGTCGGCACGGTCTGGCTGACCGTCTCGATCGCCGGTGGCGGCGGGACGAGGATCTCCCCGGTGGCCTTGGGCGGCTCGGCCGCCTGGTCGCCGCCGCGGTCCAGCATCACCCAGACCGCGCCGCCCACCGCGGCGAGCACGATCAGGGCGCCCAGCGCGCCGACCAGGATCGGGGTCGACGCACTGCGCCGCGGCGGCTGCTGCGGCAGCGGCAGCGGGGCCGACGGATGGGTGTACCCGCCGACGCGGGTCGGCTGCGGGCCGGTGGGCGTCCGGTAGCCCGGCGGCGGTGTCCACGGCGGTGGCGCGCTCGCCGGCACCACCACCTGCGGGCCGGAGACGGTGGGTGGCGGCGGTTGGCCGGGGTCCGGCGTCCGTGGCACCTGGCCGATGACGGTCGCCACCGACAGCTGCGGGCCGGGCGCGGTCCGCGGGGCGGCCCGCTCGGTCTGCACCAGCGCGGTCCTGGCGGCTCGGGCCAGGTCACCTGGGGTGGCGTAGCGCTGTCCTGGCCGCTTGGCCATGCCGCGGTCGACGACGGCGTCGAAGAATTCCAGCGCCGGGTCCACCGCGCTGGGTCGCGGCGGCGGCGCCATCTGATGCGAACCGATCGCGCCCGCCAGGCTGTTCACCGGGTACGGGACCCGGCCGACCAGGCATTCGTAGAGCACGCAGGTCAGCGCGTAGGTGTCGACCGCGGCGGTCAGCGGCGCGTCCTCGAAGCGTTCGGGAGCCATGTAGGCCATCGAGCCGACGGCGCTGCCGGTGCTGGTGAGATGCGGATCGGAGTCGGCGTGCGCGACGCCGAAGTCGACCAGGTAGGCGAACATGCTGCCGGTGATCAGGATGTTGGCCGGCTTGACGTCGCGGTGCACGAGCCCGATCTCGTGCGCCGCGTCGAGCGCGGCGGCGATCTGCTCCACCACCTGGACCGCCTCGCCGGGGGTCAGCCTGCCGTGCCGCTGCAGCCGCTCCTTGAGATCGGTGCCCTTGACCAGGCGCATGTCGATGTAGAGGACACCGTCGACCTCACCCCAGTCGTGCACCGGGATGACGTGCGGTTCCTGCACACTCGCCATCGCCTGCGACTCACGCCGGAAACGCTGCACGTAGACCGGGTCCCGGGCCAGCTCGCGATTGAGCACCTTCACCGCGACAGTCCGGTTCTTGGAGGTGTCGTAGGCCTCGTAGACCTCCCCCATGCCGCCGACTCCGAGAAGTCTGCGCAACTCATAGCGCCCGAACATCGAGCCCGCCATCGCTCCGCCGGCCATTCCAGCAGGCTACCGGGAGCGGATAGCTCTGTCATGTACGACAAGACCGCCGGTGCCCACTGTGTGAGACCCACCTGGTCCCACTTGTCCCGGCTCCGCGTGAGGGTGTGATCTGCGACCCGTAAAGTCGTCTGCAGAACTACGCAAGAAGTCGCGGTACACCTCTGGTTCGCCGCGCAAGGAGCACAAGTGTCACTCGATCAGCCACTGGCCCCGCTTCCCCAGGAGGGCATGGGTTTCGCCGCGGCGTGGCCCGTCCGGGCTGGCGACGTGGATCCGTATCAGCGGCTGCGCTTCGACGCCGTCGCGCGCTACCTGCAGGACATCTCCTGGGACGAGCTCCACCGGACCGAACTGCACCGCACCGACCCCACCTGGATCGTGCGCCGCACGGTCATCGACGTCATCCGGCCGGTCACCTGGCCCGACCAGGTGCATCTGACCCGCTGGTGCTCGAGCATGTCGACCCGCTGGACGAACATGCGCACCAGGATCACCAGCGACGGCGGCGGCCTGATCGAGACCGAGGGGTTCTGGATCAACCTCAGCGAATCCAGCAACCTGCCCGCCCGGATCAGCGACGAGGGCCTGGCCTACCTGGCCCGGTACACCGACGAGCACCGCTTACGCTGGCGGCCGTATCTCACCGATCCGGCCCCGCGCGAGTCCGACACCGATCTGCCGTTCCCGGTGCGCGCCACCGATATCGACCAGTTCAACCACGTCAACCACACCTGCTACTGGCAGGCGGTGGAGCAGTTCCTGGTCGACTACCCCAAGCTCGTCGCCGGGCCGCATCGCGCGGTGATCGAGTACGTGGCGCCGGTGCTGGCCCGTGAGCACATCACCGTGCGCGGCCGGTACGAACCGGGCGACCGGACCGGCCGGCCGGTACTGCGGCTGTGGTTCGTCGTCGGCGGGATCACCACCACCGTCGTCCGGATCATGCCGCTGCCGGAATAGCCCCGGCCCGCCGCGCGGACCGGGGCCTTCGGGCTAGCCCTTGGCCGCTTTGAGCAGGTCGGCGCGGGTGGTGAATTTGACCCGCGGCCTGCCCGCCGCCTTGCCCGCGGTCTTCTCGGCCTGGTCGATGGTCTTCCAGCCCTTGCGGTCGACGAGCTCCGGCTGCCGCTCGGCCAGCAGCGCCTGCAGCGCGGCCCTGCCCTTGCTCGGCGCGGTGAGCTTGCCCGCCATGAAGTCGGCGATCAGCGCCTCCACGGTCTCCTCGGCGTCGACCCGGTTGGAGCCGATCACGCCGCGCGGGCCGCGCTTGATCCAGCCCGAGACGTACACGCCGGGCACCGGCTCGGTCGCCTCGATGACCCGCCCGTGCTCGCTGGGCACGGTGCCGCGCCGCTCGTCGAACGGCAGGCCGGCGATCGGCACACCGCGGTAGCCGATGGAGCGCAGCACCAGGCCGGTGTCCAGCGACTCGGTGCGGTCGGTGGCGGTGGCCACCAGCTGCCCGTTCTCCTCGGTCAGCTCGTTGTGCGCGAACTCGATCGAGGTGGCCTTGCCGTCGCCGTGCACCGCGGTGGGGGTGGTGAGGTAGCGGAAGACGATCCGCTTGTGCGACGGGTCGTGCTGCCCGGTCGAGTACTCCTGCGCGAGGGTGTACTTCAGGCGCAGCGACGGCTCGATGTTCGGGTCGTCGAGCAGGGCCCGGCTGTGCGGGTCCAGTTCCAGGTCGGCCGGGTCGACGACCACGTCGACGCCCTTCAGATGCGTCAGCGACAGGAACTCCGGGGTGCTGTAGGCGGCCTGCAGCGGGCCGCGCCTGCCGAGGATCACCACCTCGCGGATGTTGCTGTTGCGCAGGGCTTCCAGCGCGTGGTCGGCGATGTCGGTCTTGGCCAGCTCGTCGGGGTCGACGGTGAGCACGCGCGCCACGTCGAGGGCGACGTTGCCGTTGCCGACGATCACGGCGCGCTCGCCGGACAGGTCGAACTCGCGGTCGGCGAAGTCGGGGTGGCCGTTGTACCAGGCCACGAACTCGGTGGCCGAGTGGCTGCCGGGCAGGTCCTCGCCGGGCACGCCGAGCTTGCGATCGCTGGAGGCGCCCACCGCGTAGATCACCGCGTGGTGGTGGTCGAGCAGCTCCTGGTGGTCGATGTGGGCGCCCACCTCGACGTTCAGGTAGTACTGCAGGGTGTCGCGGCGGAAGGCCGATTCGAACATGTTCGCGACGTTCTTGGTGCCCGCGTGGTCGGGGGCGACGCCGGCGCGCACCAGACCCCACGGGGTCGGCAGGCGGTCGAACATCTCGACCTCCACGTCGCTGCGGCGCAGCAGTTCGTCGGCGGCGTAGCAGGCCGCCGGGCCCGCCCCGACGATCGCGACGCGCAGGGTGCCCAGGTCCTTGGGCGGGCGCGGCGGCGTGGTCAGCGGGTCGAAGTTCGACTCGAGCGGGTGGCGCTGGAAGTAGGCGGCGTTGATCTCGCGGTACCTGGCCAGCGAGGCGAGCAGGTCGTCCTCGGAGAAGATGGCGTCCACCGGGCACGCGTCGACACAGGCTCCGCAGTCGATGCAGGTGTCGGGGTCGATGTACAGCATCTCCGCCGTGGCGAACTCCGGCTGATCCGGGGTCGGGCGGATGCAGTCGACCGGGCACTCGGTGACGCAGCTGGCGTCGTTGCAACAACGCTGCGTGATGACGTAGGCCATAGTGTGCAGATCCTCGAAATGTGTGGTCGGTGGCTCGAGACGTCGTCCGGAGCGGGCCCGCGGCGGGTGTGCCACGAACACATCTACGGTGACGCAGCTTTCAGTGTGCCTCGAGTGTGACCGCGACCTCACCTGCGGTCGGGATTACGGTGGTCCCATGGCGGCGACCCTGATCCTGATGCGGCACGGAAAATCGGCCTATCCCGACGGCGTCGGTGATCACGCGCGCCCGCTGGCGCCGCGCGGGCAGCGGGAGGCGGCGCTGGCCGGCGACTGGCTGCGCGCGACGATGCCGCCCATCGACGCGGTGCGCTGCTCGACCGCCACCCGGACCAGGCAGACCCTCGCGGCCACCGGCGTCGACGCGCCCGTGGAGTACACCGACGACATCTACGAGGCGAATCCGCACACCCTGATCGAGCTCATCCAGCTCACCGACGACAGCGTCGAGACGCTGCTGATCGTCGGGCATGTGCCGGGGATCCCGTGGACCGCTTGGGAATTGGCTGCCAACCGGGACTCCGATCAAGCCACCGAGCTGAGCCGCAAGTTCCCCACCTCGGCGCTGGCGGTGCTGGAGTTCGACCGGCGGTGGGCACAGCTGGACCCCGGTTCGGGCGAACTCACGTATTTCCACGTGCCGCGCTGACGCGCGACGGCGGCTACTTCAGCAGTTTGCCGCCGACGACGATGCCGACGCCGAGCAGGGCGAGCAGCACGAAGGCGACGAAGCCGTTCGTCAGCCACCACACCACGCCGAGCACCAGTACCACCGGCGCCACCGCGATCGCGGTGATCACGGGGCTCTCCTTGACCGTCTCCCAGGCCGATCGGGCCCTGATCCGGTCGATGTCCTTACCAGCCATGTGATCCACACTACGTTTCTGTCGGTCTCCGGTGCCATGCTGAACGGCATGGATTGGAAAATCGAACTCGTTGCCATCCCGGTCACCGATGTCGATCGGGCCAAGGACTTCTACACCAGTATCGGCTTCAACGCCGATCACGACCACACCCCGAGCCCGGACATCCGCTTCGTCCAGCTCACTCCGCCGGGGTCGGGTTGCTCGATCTGTATCGGCCGCGGGCTCACCGGCGCGGCGCCGGGCAGCGTCGAGGGCATGCAGATGGTGGTGCCGAGCGCTCAGCAGGCTTACGAACAGCTCGTCGCGGCCGGGGTCGAGGCCTCGCCGGTGCAGGACATGGGCTGGGGCCTGTTCACCTTCTTCGCCGATCCCGACGGCAACAAGTGGGCCGTGCAGGAGCTGCCGAAGTACAACTGAATTCGTTCGTCCCGCGAGAATAAGTCTTGCTTGGAGTGCACTCCAGCTGGCTAGCTTCGGTGGGGTTCCACGAGAAGGGACGAACATGATGGATCTGGACGCGGCCCTGCGCACCGACGGCGGGGACGACGAGCGCGAGCGCCCGAAATACTCGATCGGCCAGGTCGCCGACCGTTCGGGGCTCAGCCGCGACACGCTGCGCTGGTACGAGCGCATCGGGCTGATGGGCTACATCGGCCGCGACCACACCGGCAACCGCCGCTTCAGCGATCGCGACCTGGAGTGGCTGGCGCTGATCAGCCGGTTGCGCATGACCGGCATGCCGGTGGCCGACATGATCCGTTACGCCGAG
It encodes the following:
- a CDS encoding serine/threonine-protein kinase, whose amino-acid sequence is MAGGAMAGSMFGRYELRRLLGVGGMGEVYEAYDTSKNRTVAVKVLNRELARDPVYVQRFRRESQAMASVQEPHVIPVHDWGEVDGVLYIDMRLVKGTDLKERLQRHGRLTPGEAVQVVEQIAAALDAAHEIGLVHRDVKPANILITGSMFAYLVDFGVAHADSDPHLTSTGSAVGSMAYMAPERFEDAPLTAAVDTYALTCVLYECLVGRVPYPVNSLAGAIGSHQMAPPPRPSAVDPALEFFDAVVDRGMAKRPGQRYATPGDLARAARTALVQTERAAPRTAPGPQLSVATVIGQVPRTPDPGQPPPPTVSGPQVVVPASAPPPWTPPPGYRTPTGPQPTRVGGYTHPSAPLPLPQQPPRRSASTPILVGALGALIVLAAVGGAVWVMLDRGGDQAAEPPKATGEILVPPPPAIETVSQTVPTTTRTVPTPSKTTVPPLQSSVAGADGQGFLSGGARCNDNDAAMTIARTTGSRVVICHTGDNRYYYKGARASDGLGIELDDPVPTGGGGFTATNPTDGTQYQLTPAGLTISKGGSVLASEQVTEFAHR
- a CDS encoding acyl-[acyl-carrier-protein] thioesterase yields the protein MSLDQPLAPLPQEGMGFAAAWPVRAGDVDPYQRLRFDAVARYLQDISWDELHRTELHRTDPTWIVRRTVIDVIRPVTWPDQVHLTRWCSSMSTRWTNMRTRITSDGGGLIETEGFWINLSESSNLPARISDEGLAYLARYTDEHRLRWRPYLTDPAPRESDTDLPFPVRATDIDQFNHVNHTCYWQAVEQFLVDYPKLVAGPHRAVIEYVAPVLAREHITVRGRYEPGDRTGRPVLRLWFVVGGITTTVVRIMPLPE
- a CDS encoding FAD-dependent oxidoreductase, which encodes MAYVITQRCCNDASCVTECPVDCIRPTPDQPEFATAEMLYIDPDTCIDCGACVDACPVDAIFSEDDLLASLARYREINAAYFQRHPLESNFDPLTTPPRPPKDLGTLRVAIVGAGPAACYAADELLRRSDVEVEMFDRLPTPWGLVRAGVAPDHAGTKNVANMFESAFRRDTLQYYLNVEVGAHIDHQELLDHHHAVIYAVGASSDRKLGVPGEDLPGSHSATEFVAWYNGHPDFADREFDLSGERAVIVGNGNVALDVARVLTVDPDELAKTDIADHALEALRNSNIREVVILGRRGPLQAAYSTPEFLSLTHLKGVDVVVDPADLELDPHSRALLDDPNIEPSLRLKYTLAQEYSTGQHDPSHKRIVFRYLTTPTAVHGDGKATSIEFAHNELTEENGQLVATATDRTESLDTGLVLRSIGYRGVPIAGLPFDERRGTVPSEHGRVIEATEPVPGVYVSGWIKRGPRGVIGSNRVDAEETVEALIADFMAGKLTAPSKGRAALQALLAERQPELVDRKGWKTIDQAEKTAGKAAGRPRVKFTTRADLLKAAKG
- a CDS encoding SixA phosphatase family protein — translated: MAATLILMRHGKSAYPDGVGDHARPLAPRGQREAALAGDWLRATMPPIDAVRCSTATRTRQTLAATGVDAPVEYTDDIYEANPHTLIELIQLTDDSVETLLIVGHVPGIPWTAWELAANRDSDQATELSRKFPTSALAVLEFDRRWAQLDPGSGELTYFHVPR
- a CDS encoding VOC family protein, translated to MDWKIELVAIPVTDVDRAKDFYTSIGFNADHDHTPSPDIRFVQLTPPGSGCSICIGRGLTGAAPGSVEGMQMVVPSAQQAYEQLVAAGVEASPVQDMGWGLFTFFADPDGNKWAVQELPKYN
- a CDS encoding MerR family transcriptional regulator: MMDLDAALRTDGGDDERERPKYSIGQVADRSGLSRDTLRWYERIGLMGYIGRDHTGNRRFSDRDLEWLALISRLRMTGMPVADMIRYAELVRAGEQTYPQRLEMFRQTRSDVLAKIAELQQTVAVLDYKIGIYEGRSGAEQPAALTAYTSEGTET